The Bacteroidota bacterium genomic interval GCGATCAGCCCAGGGTCGCCAATCCCCCCGATAAGAACAAGAATATGGATCAGCAACCGCAGCCCAGGATGGGCCGTGGAGCCGGGAACAAGAAACCGGCGCCCCCGGCCACCGCCCCCGGCAACAAGGGGAAGGGACGGGATGCTCAGCCGCCAAAACCCGATAAACAGAAACGGGATAGCGCGAAGTCGTCTCAACAGCAACTGCAATAGATCCGGAACCCGGGGTAGTGTCGTATTTTGGTCTTCTCTCGTCATCCCGACATGTCTTAGGTCGGGATCTTTAAAAAGAGTTGAAAGATGCTGACCTGAAGCATGTCAGCATGACGAGTTGGAGAGAAAGATGAATAAGCTGCGACACTTCCGGATGCCGGCAAATAATGGACCATCGGTTCTTTACATCAGAGATATCAAAAAAGGAGAAAAGTCATGCGTACCAACTATCTGATAATCGCGGCACTGGCCGCAGCATTCCTCGTCTCGAGCGCGGGACAGGCGCAGGTGGGAATCAGCCTGAATTTCAACGTAGATCGCCAGCCGGTTTGGGGCCCGACCGGCTATGATCACGTCGAATACTACTACCTCCCCGATATCGAAGCGTACTACAATGTTCCCCAACACATGTTCTACACAAATGAACGGGGACGCTGGGTTGGCAGATCACGCCTCCCTTCACGGTTTCACAATTTTGATTTCTATCATTCATACAAGGTCGTGGTGAATGAGCGGGAACCGTACCGCCAGCATGATAAGTATAGAGATCAGTATTCCTCGTACCGGGGCCGTCATGATCAGGAGGATATCCGCGACAGCCGTGATTCAAAATATTTTGTCAACAAGAACCATCCCCAGCACAATAACTGGATGAAGCAGCAAAAACATGATAACGGGAATGGCAAGGGAAGAGGCCGCGGCAACAAACATGACGACAACAACGGGCAAGACAACCGCGGGAACCAGGGTCATGGCGACGACAAACAGAAGTAAAGCTTCCCCGAATGAATGACGCAATAATGGCACCCCGGACCTCAGAGTGCAATCGCTGAAATCATATATGAGATCGCTCTCCCGGCGGAGAGCCGCGAAGCTTGCGGCTCTCTGCTCCGGGGTTATTGGACTGGCCTGCGTGTCGGTCTTCCTCTTCCTGCCGGATGTCTTTCTCGACGGATTCCTCAACCGGCGGATCGCCCGTGCGCTCGAAGAGGCCTATCCCGCCTACTCGATACGGATCGCAGGCCTCCATTACAGTATCCTCGGGAACAAACTGGAATGCGATTCGATCGAGTTGATGAAAATAGATTCCACGTTCACTTGCCGCCTGGCCAGATTCTCGGTAAGCGGTGTCGGGCGTGTCCAGCTCCTCTGGGGAGGGGGTGTGGCGCCCGATAACCTCATCAGTTCCAACGCGAGCGCGGAAGACATCGTGCTCACCTTTCCACGGCCGGGGTACGAACTTCGTTGCGGAGGGTTGCGTGTCTCGGTGCCGGACTCGCAGGTTGTGGTCGACGCGTTGGAGTTCCGCCCCCTGGGGGATGACGAGCGATTCTTCAACCGAAGTAAATTCAGCAGAACCCGGTTCCATCTCACGGTTCCTCATTTCCTCCTGAAGGGATCGGCCTGCATCAGCATGCTCAACGGGGAGATACAATACGCACGCATCGCGGAAATCCAGGAACCCGTTCTCGACGTTCTGATCGATAACGACAAGCGAACTGCGAGGGACTCCGTTCGCCTGGTGATGCCGAACGAGCTTCTTTCCTCGATAGCCCGCACGATCCAGCTCGACAGTCTGATCATTACGGACGGACAGGTGAAATACGGCGAGAGATACGCAGCAGGATCGAAGCCGGCCCGCCTGACGTTCGATCACGTGCAAATTCGGGCGGCAGTCTCGTCTTCCCATCGCGACTCGATCCGGGTCGGCGCCGAGGGATCGCTCATGGATGCCGGCCGTATGAAGGCCGTGTTGTTGATTCCGATTGCGTCGCCTGAATTCACGTTCCAGTTCTCCGGCTCATTGGGCGAAATGGATCTTGGCGCACTCAACCCGTACCTGGAAATCGCCGAACACAAGCGATTCAAAACGGGTGTTCTTCATTCTGTCCTCTTCGATATCAGGGTGACCGAAGGGGTCGCGGGGGGTTCGGTGCGCGCGACGTACAAGGATTTGAAGATAGTCTCGATCAACGACGAGGGAAGCGAGTCCGGTGTCGGCAATACGATCGTCAATGTGATTGCCAATAATATGAAACTCCGCACGACCAACCTGCCGGACGAGCACGGCTCGATGAAGGTCGGAACTGTACGATACTCAAGGATGCATAGCGACGCGTTCTTCGCGTTCGCGTGGTTCGCACTCCGGAGCGGACTCGGCGATATCGTAGGGATTTGAGCCGACGATCAGGATAGAACAACACATGAGAGAATGAGGAAGAGTTCAATGAATAAAATCCGATTGCTGCTGATCGATGACAACCGCCTCTTGCGGGACGGAATCGCCGCAATGCTGAAAGGCCACCGGGATATCAAAGTGGTCGCCGCATCCGGAAACGGCGAGAACGGCATACTCAAGATTCACAAGTTGAAACCCAACGTGATCCTGCTGGATCTGGGCCTGCGAAGCCAGAGCAGTCTCCACGTCGTGGAAATCGTGAAGAAGGAATTTCCTCACGCAAAAGTGATTGTGATGGATCTTGCGCCTGCCCAGGGGGATATCCTGCAATTTGTGAAAGCGGGAGCCTCGGGCTTCATCCTGAAGGACGCGACGCTCGATGACTTTCTCGCAACGATTCGTTCTGTCGCGGAGGGAGAAAAGGTGCTTCCGCCCGTCCTCAGCGGATCCCTCTTTTCACAGATCATCGAGCATGCGGTGCACGGAGGAAGAAAGAATCTCAACAAAGCGATCCAGATGACCAAGCGGGAGCGGGAAGTCATCAGCCTGATAGCCGACGGCCTCAGCAACAGGGAAATCGGCCAGCGGCTTCACATTGCCACC includes:
- a CDS encoding response regulator transcription factor, translated to MNKIRLLLIDDNRLLRDGIAAMLKGHRDIKVVAASGNGENGILKIHKLKPNVILLDLGLRSQSSLHVVEIVKKEFPHAKVIVMDLAPAQGDILQFVKAGASGFILKDATLDDFLATIRSVAEGEKVLPPVLSGSLFSQIIEHAVHGGRKNLNKAIQMTKREREVISLIADGLSNREIGQRLHIATYTIKSHIHNIMEKLALHTRLEVANYSYTDGTLTREVNKSISMMKN